One window of the Magnolia sinica isolate HGM2019 chromosome 19, MsV1, whole genome shotgun sequence genome contains the following:
- the LOC131234451 gene encoding heat stress transcription factor A-3-like, giving the protein MASRENPYFNRLKSPPLAPPPSSSSSSPPLINLEVSIGSTSCEKPDFRAPSALKSSKDGSFGEITGFSDTEEFPSSSSPLMEFEAFSALQSSKDSSIGEKSGVSMMKELVSPSSSSPLMEFEAFSVLMSSKDHSLREKVGFSREIPSFSLSSSVLMDFESLSAPMSSKGSSFGEKMGLKEHSSTSSSLSMDCGAFSLVKSESKSSSFGEKMVLPAMKEPSSSLIGSKCSSSEEKVMNFSSPQMLPETGSSMDAEREKMGVPQPLDCLQGIPIPPFLSKIYDLIDDPSLDSVISWGLSGESFVVWDPVEFSRAVLPRHFKHNNFSSFVRQLNTYGFRKIDTDRWEFANEEFLKGKRHLLKNIHRRKSSQVPQIGPSLGPSLVTVKSELEDEAEKLRKDKNLMMQEVVKLQQEHLTTVNQVDRMNQRLQAAEQRQKQMVSFLAKVLQNPVFLTHLQHQKEQHEIAAMRVKRKFLKQQQAGHSNQGSSMEGQIVRYKPSLGDTTTSMTALQDVGPDAGKQLPDYLLQDMVGKLGLDAVSGAEAQIGGFTSDEIEQEFTEASNQIGVEGSRLSTVDPSDVHFKQKNVLSSHTDVSSSSSEYFISFPEELSQDKMPLVFMSPAIEGIIKQEDIWSMGFDAGASQPSSSHDVWGNILSSDDQELAFSAGLCNFGDLGSRKPEEGSRIDKWMGDESSFDDLETQLGHLEEEHSRGMDP; this is encoded by the exons ATGGCTTCCAGAGAAAACCCCTATTTCAATCGGTTGAAATCCCCACCGTTGGCTCCGCCaccttcttcgtcttcttcttctcctccattGATCAATTTGGAGGTCTCGATCGGATCAACTTCCTGTGAGAAACCGGATTTCAGAGCCCCTTCTGCTCTGAAATCGTCGAAAGACGGGTCTTTTGGAGAAATAACGGGTTTCTCGGATACTGAAGAGTTtccgtcttcttcttctccattgatGGAGTTCGAAGCATTTTCTGCTTTGCAATCATCCAAAGACAGCTCTATTGGGGAGAAATCGGGCGTTTCCATGATGAAAGAGCTTGTGTCACCTTCTTCGTCATCTCCTTTGATGGAATTTGAAGCCTTTTCAGTTCTGATGTCTTCCAAAGATCACTCTCTGAGAGAGAAGGTGGGGTTTTCTCGGGAAATTCCATCTTTTTCATTGTCTTCTTCGGTGTTGATGGATTTTGAATCCCTTTCTGCTCCAATGTCTTCCAAAGGTAGCTCCTTTGGAGAAAAAATGGGCTTGAAAGAGCATTCGTCTACTTCTTCTTCACTGAGTATGGATTGTGGAGCTTTTTCTTTGGTGAAATCCGAAAGTAAAAGCAGCTCATTTGGAGAAAAAATGGTTCTTCCTGCCATGAAAGAGCCATCTTCTTCATTAATTGGCTCTAAATGCAGCTCGTCTGAGGAAAAGGTCATGAACTTTTCCTCACCTCAAATGCTGCCAGAGACTGGAAGTTCTATGGATGCAGAGCGAGAAAAAATGGGGGTTCCTCAGCCCCTTGATTGCCTCCAAGGCATCCCAATCCCCCCATTCCTTTCCAAGATTTATGATCTGATTGATGACCCGTCATTGGATTCAGTCATCTCGTGGGGCTTGAGCGGAGAGAGCTTTGTGGTGTGGGACCCTGTGGAGTTCTCACGGGCTGTCCTTCCTCGCCATTTCAAGCACAACAATTTCTCCAGTTTTGTTCGGCAGCTCAACACATAT GGTTTTCGCAAGATTGATACAGATCGGTGGGAGTTTGCTAATGAAGAATTCCTGAAGGGGAAGAGGCATCTGTTAAAAAACATCCACAGGCGCAAGTCATCTCAGGTCCCGCAGATTGGGCCCTCTCTGGGGCCATCCCTTGTAACAGTGAAATCCGAATTGGAAGATGAGGCCGAGAAACTGAGAAAAGACAAGAACTTGATGATGCAGGAGGTTGTGAAATTGCAGCAGGAGCACCTCACAACAGTCAACCAAGTGGACAGGATGAACCAACGGCTACAGGCAGCAGAGCAGCGGCAGAAGCAGATGGTCTCTTTCTTGGCAAAGGTACTTCAAAACCCAGTCTTCTTAACCCATCTTCAGCATCAGAAGGAACAGCATGAGATTGCTGCTATGCGGGTAAAAAGGAAGTTTCTCAAGCAGCAACAAGCGGGCCACAGCAATCAGGGCTCATCTATGGAAGGGCAGATAGTGAGGTACAAACCAAGTTTGGGTGACACAACTACATCTATGACAGCACTGCAAGATGTTGGACCAGATGCAGGTAAACAACTACCAGACTATCTTTTACAAGATATGGTGGGCAAGCTCGGGCTTGATGCAGTTTCTGGTGCTGAAGCCCAAATCGGGGGTTTCACTTCTGATGAAATAGAGCAAGAATTTACAGAAGCATCGAATCAGATTGGAGTGGAGGGGTCCAGATTGTCAACTGTGGACCCCAGCGATGTCCACTTCAAGCAGAAGAATGTATTGAGCTCCCACACTGATGTTAGCTCCAGCAGTTCTGagtatttcatttcatttccagaGGAGTTGTCACAAGATAAAATGCCGTTGGTCTTCATGTCCCCGGCAATCGAGGGCATCATCAAACAGGAAGACATATGGAGCATGGGTTTTGATGCTGGTGCAAGTCAGCCTAGTTCTAGCCATGATGTGTGGGGAAATATCCTCAGTTCTGATGATCAAGAATTGGCATTTTCAGCTGGGTTATGCAACTTTGGGGACCTTGGATCACGAAAACCAGAGGAAGGTTCAAGAATTGACAAGTGGATGGGTGATGAGTCCTCTTTCGATGATCTCGAAACCCAGCTGGGCCATCTAGAAGAAGAGCATTCTCGAGGCATGGATCCGTAG